TTATGTAAAAATCAATCTTTATTAACGATCGGGTTTTACAGCTAATCCATTACTTTTGTCAGGTTAAAGAGAGTTGCTTTCATAGTACTTGCTTTACCGAATAATCCAGTATGCAATGGAGAAAATTTTAATAACCGGTGCCACGGGGAATGTAGGGTTGGCAACGCTGAAGTATTTAGGCGAAAAAAATCTGCCCGGAGTAGAATTGCTTGCTGCCGTTCGGGATGAGGAACGTGCACATCATGATATTGGGGCAGGGAATTGCCATTTCATCCCGTTCGAGTTTGACGAACCTTCGACCTATGCAGCTGCACTCGAGGGCGTAACAAAGATTTTGCTGGTCAGGCCACATCAACTTTCGGATGTGTCGAAATATATTTACCCGTTTTTAGATGAAGCGGCCCGCCGCGGGGTGAAGCAAATCGTTTTCTTATCGGTCATTGGTGCGGAGCGGAATAAATTGCTTCCTCATTACAAGATTGAGAACTACCTGCTGAACCTGGGAGTTAGTTACACATTTGTGCGGCCCTGCTTCTTTATGCAAAATCTCACGACCATTCACCGAAGAGAGATTCTGGAAAATAACAAGGTGTATATCCCCGCCGGAAATACGCCGGTCAACTACATCGATGTGCGCGACGTGGCCGAAGTGATGGGACGGGTGCTCACCGAGCCGGGCCACGAAAATATGACGTATGAGATTACCGGCTCGCAAACCATGACTTACTATGAACTGGTGGGAATTCTGTCTTCGGTTCTCGACCGGGAAATTCGTTATCCCCGCCCCAGTACGCTGATGTTTATGCGGCAGAAAATTCGGGAGAAAAAGCCGCTGTCATTTGTGAAGGTAATGAGCCTGTTGTACAGTGGCGCGCGAAATGGAAAGATGAATCTGGTAACCGAAGATTTTCAACGGCTGACGGGTCGTTACCCCATTGATTTCAAAACTTTTGCCAACGAATACAAGCAAAAGTGGATAAAGCAGGAAAAGAAATAAAATCAGATAAATCGAAGCCGGTCAGTGAACCGGCTTTTTTGTGCTACAACTTTTCCAAAGTTTCGAACTTTGGAAAAGTTGTTTACAGCATATTTTTAAATAACTCTAAGACCTCGTGGTAGAATTCTCTTCATCCCGGCAGGGATGACATGTTGTTAGCAAGGTGGCGTTTGATTTATCCATGCGACTCCGGCCGGAGTCGTATCGCGTTTTTCGTTTTGCAGCTCTAACAATATATGACTCCTCCGGAATTCTTTCTGAGATATCCTCTGGCTTTTCTATTTCAATTTCCCTGAATCTTCTTCATACAGCAATGCTTGTATTTTTTCCCTGAACCGCAGGGACACAAATCGTTTCGACCCACGTTGCTGGTAATACCGGCCAGCATGGGTTTCTCGGTTTCGAAAAGAGGAGCCAGCTGTCGGTAATGGTTTTTCCACTCACCGCGCTGCAGATAATAGCTGTTTGGTTGCTTTTCCCCTTTTTTCAATACATCCAGCGCGTAAGCTATTTCCACCCGGATTCGGTTCTCTTCGGTTCCGGTCTGTGTGTGCTGTTCGTACTCTTTGTAGAAGTCCTGTAAGGCCGGTTCACATTCAGTCATCCCGGCCTCAGCTGCCTGAACGGCGAGCAGTTCCCGCCATTTGGTTTTCTTATTTTTCAGCAAAGCTGAAACCTTCTCAGCATGTGTGTTATCGGCGAAAGCCAGGCATTCGTACAGAAAAAGATAGGGCGTTTCGTGTTCTTCTTTTACCTCTTTCGCAACGGCATCCAGGAAGGTATCAATCACTTCCGGGAACTTTTCCGCCAGTAATCCCACCAGGTAAAGTCCCTGCTCGTTCAAAATGTCCCAGTCGGGCGCATCGGGTGTCGTGAAGAGTTTGACAACCGCATCGGCCGTTTTTGGGGTGGCATGGGCTTCCGCCAGAATCGCATACCAAAGGGGCAGATTGGAAAACTGACCATTCTTTTTCAGCATCAACGCTTCGTCGTAGGCATGTTCCAGGTGGAAAATAATCTTCTCTTCCAGCTCTTTGTCGGTTGGTTGATGGTACAGAAAATCCAGTGCTTCGAACGGAATTCCGTCTTGTGTTTTATGCAGAATGGCCAGCGCCTCTTGGGTTGTCATGTCGATATGGTTTGATGGGGGCAAAGATAAAGGAATAAACAGAGTATGCCAGTTTTGCCATTCTTGCAACTCTATATTCTCACCTTATCTCCATTTCATCCCGTCACCTTTTCTCCCGCTCACTAAAAACGACTTCCAACCATACTTTATGTTTCAAAAGAGCCTATGTTGGTTTCTAATTATCGACAAAGTGTTGGCAGACTGTTAAATTGAAAGTTGCAATTCTGCTGGATAACATGTTTATGGTCCGATTTTTTGATGAACGGTTCAAATTCTTCCGTGAATGATGCGATCTTTTCCGTGAACGTCACTTTCAATTTTTCTTTAGAGCTCAATTTGAGCGGTTTGCAGGCATGCTAATTTGGCGTTTTGCTTAACATCATTTAATTTAACAAAACAAGCAGATAGAATCGAGCAAACTTCGCGGGGAAAGAAAAGTGCTGCACATCGACCGGAAAAAAAGACATGGAAAGTCCATGCAATATAATAACTAAATTAAAAATCAAATCGACATGCCTAGTGAAGACTTATTGAAGGTGGTTTTTTCGCCCGAGGAGGCGGATACTATCAACCAGGGACTGGATGCTATTCTGTCAATCATTAACCCCAAAGCGCCAGTATTGTCTAACGAAGAGCGCCGCAAGTACGGTTCGGTCGCTGAGCACAACAAACTGGTCATAAACAAGGCGAAGTCCTACATGGCGCAATTTCCGCAATTCACACCGATCAAATTAGATGAAACGGAATTTGCCAACGATTATGAAAGCCGAACTTTCAGTGAATCGGTTTTGATGAGTATGGCCGACATCCAGCGGAAGCTAACCGACATCAAGATTCTGCTCGACCACGACAACTACCAGGCAGCCCTGATGTTTTACCGCTCGGTGCGGTATCATGCTCAGGAAAAGGTGGCCAGCGCCATCCCTATCTACGATGACTTGAAGCAATATTTCACGCATTCGAGTCCGGAAGAAAGCGAGGAAGAAGCTGAATAAAAGCTGATCATTTTAACCTGTCAGGGTTTCAAATCCTGACAGGTTTTTTGTTGCAACTACAATTCCAAATTTGGAGGGGGTACATTACCCTGTTTACCCCGTTCGGGTACCCCTTCGACGGGGTGGGTAGACTACGACGAAGCGGTTAGTTCAGCCCATGCATGGAGTAATTTACAGCGCTGATGCAGTAATTTAGCCTATGCAACGGGGTAATTTAGATCGGCAAAGGAATAAGTTAGAGCGTGGAAGCGATAAGTTACACCCATACGCGGAGTAATTTACTATGCCAACGCGGTAGTTTTGATGGCCAGCTATGTACCATAGTGGGGCGAAGGAGTAAGATAGAGTGTATAGGGCTGTAAATTACATAGTGGACTATGTAATTTATTATGCTGACGCTGTAATTTTGATACCACAACGATGTATTGTAGAACGGCGTGGATGAAAGTTGGAGCGCCGACGGGGTGAGATGTTTAGAATGATTGGGAAATATTGGCTCGTGAAGCTAATCGCTTGGTTAAATGACCTAATGGATTACGTTAAATAGGGATTGACAAAGTGATGCCCAGTCTGGATATTAGTAATGTAGTAGATGGGTTTTTAGGAAAAGAGGTGTTGGTTGTACTTCAATTCTTAAAAAGTAACATTAATGTTATCGCAATAAAAATTCCTCATTAGCAATTGGATAGGGTGATGATTGCTCGTGTGGGAGAATAATTGTTAAGATCTTTTCGAAAAAAGGGGGTTACCTTTTTGTGAGGAAATGTATTAACACGTGAAGCAAGACGAATATGAGGAGTTCTCCACTCCGGGATTGTTTTAACATAGCAAGTGTATTTTAAGGGAAAGGGAAAAACTTTGGGATTTGAAGCAGACTGACAGCTCAACGCATCGGTTTAGATGTGTGTCAGTCATGATTCTTTTTCCGATAGCAAAATGACGTTTAACCTCAAAATACTGACTTATTATGAACCGGAAATTCAATTACAGTGATTCGTTGATGTTGGTTGCTGTCCTAACCGACCATTTTGATCAGGAAAAGAAACTTCTTTCCGCTCGATTCTTATGATATGGATCCTAATTGTAACAACCTATCAGGACGAGATTAAGCAATTCTAAGATTTACATCCGCTAGTCTTTTTGATTTGTATCCAATTGCTTATACTCTTTTGTTCCATGGGTGATGTTCAAGAAATTAATTGCCTTCACCCAAAATAATTGGTGTAATCATATCTAGCCATTAATCCGGAAGTGATTTCGTATTAGAAAAACTTTGCATGGATGAAAGGGACACAATAGTAACCAAAGACAGAAATGAATTAACCTACTATGAAACAAAATATTTTTCCAAAGGAGATTATCCGATTCTCACTGGAGAACCATTATTTTCGGTTTTCCAGGCACTCAAAAGCAATTTATATTCTACTGGTCGGGATAGTACTGGTCAGTTTAGCTTTGCTTCCTTTTGTTATGGTGGATATAACCGTTCAATCGAGAGGCGTGATTCGTTCGCGCGAGGAAGTTACCACCATACAATCACCCATAACCGGGCAGATCGAGAAGGTATATATTAGAGAGAATATGAAAGTGTCAGTAGGGGACACCATACTCCGGCTGGCGCCTGAAAAAATCTCCGACCAGTTACAGGTGATCGATGACAAGATAAAATTGTATTCCGGTTACATGACAGATATTGAAGGTCTCTTGCATAGCAAAAAGCCACAACTTCAGACGGATCTGATGCGCAGTAGTTACCTGGAATACCGGCAGAAGTTAATGGGATATGAGCTGAGACTGGAAACGACCCGGAAAGATTTTCAGCGGACGCAGTTGCTGTATAAAAAGGAATTGATAGCTGCCGCTGAGTTCGAGAAAAAGGAGCTGGAGTTGAATCAACTCCTGAAAGAACGTGATTTCTATATCAGTCAGAAGAAAGCTGACTGGCAGCAAAAGCTTTTTCAATATAAAATTGAAAGAAAGAATCTCACCAATAATCGCGATCAGCTGGCTTTTGAAAAACGGTTTTATGTGGTTCTTGCCCCGGCAAACGGATATATTTCCAATTTCCAGGGGATTCAGACCGGGAGTTTTATTCTCACCAATCAAACCATTGCCAGTATCACACCAACCGATAGTCTGATTGCGGAATGTTATGTAGGGCCCGAAGATATTGGCTATTTAAATAATGGTATGGTTGCTGCTTTTCAGGTAGATGCATACAACTACAACCAGTGGGGATTGGCTCATGGCCGAATCATCGATATCTCTAACCAACCTTATCAGAAAGACAATGCTGTTTATTTCAAAGTAAGGTGCCTGTTGAATCAGGAATATCTTTCGTTGAAATCCGGCTACCGGGGAGAATTGAAAAATGGCCTGACATTGACCTCCCGTTTTAAAGTAACTCGCCGGAGTTTATACGACATGCTATTTGACAAAGCCGATGACTGGTTGAACCCTAAAATCCTTACTGCTAACAACCAAAACTGAAGAGAGATATGAGTGTGAAGATTAAACAACACGATATTACCGACTGCGGCGCTGCCTGCCTGGCATCCGTTTCGTCTCATTATAAGCTGAAAATACCTATTGCACGAATCCGGCAATGGGCCGGAACCGATAAAAAGGGAACAAATGCCTGGGGGTTAATTAAAGCGGCAGAGAAACTGGGATTTTCGGCCAAGGGGGTGAAAGGTGAAGTCGAAGCATTGAGTGAAGTGCCTTTGCCTGCTATAGCACATGTTATTGTTAAAAAAGTGCTCCAGCATTATGTAGTGATATACAAATTCACAAAGGATTATGTAGAATATATGGATCCGGGAGACGGGCAAATTCATCGTAAATCACATGAGGAATTCCGGGAAATGTGGACCGGTGTACTTATCCTTTTGTCACCCAACCAGGAATTTATGGCCCGGAATGAAAAGGTTCCGGTTTTCACCCGTTTTCGTTTTTTACTCCATCCGCACCGGAAAGTTTTGGTCCAGGCGCTGATCGGAGCCATCGTTTACACGGTTTTAGGATTATCCACATCCATTTACATTCAGAAGATAACCGACTTTGTTCTTCCGGATGGGAATCGAAATTTACTCAACCTGTTGAGTGTGGGAATGGTCATCATTCTACTGTTGCAAATTGTCATCGGTTCCATTCAAACCGTATTTGTACTAAAGACCGGGCAGTTGATCGATGCCCGTTTAATCCTGGGGTATTATAAACACTTGTTAAAGCTTCCGCAACGCTTTTTCGACACCATGCGGACTGGCGAGATCATTTCACGTATCAACGATGCGGTGAAGATTCGGGCATTCATCAACGACAGTATGATTTCCATGTTGGTGAATATCTTCATCATCGTTTTTTCCTTTACCCTGATGTTCATATACAGTATGAAGCTGGCGTTGATTATGGCCATTGTTATTCCGCTTTATGCATTGGTTTACTGGGGTACCAATGTGCTTAACAAAAAGCGGGAGCGGAAAATCATGGAAAACGCCGCGGAACTGGAAACACAACTGGTTGAATCGCTCAATTCCGTTAAGACGATAAAGCAGTTGAACCTGGAAGAGTTTAACAACCTGAAAACGGAAACCCGTTTTATCCGGTTACTCGATAGTACGTACAAATCTGGTTTGAACAGTATATTCACGGGCAATGCGTCACAATTATTGACCCGTACTTTTACCATTGTCCTGTTATGGGCCGGCAGTTACCTGGTAATTGACCATACCATTACGCCGGGGGAACTGATGTCGTTTTATGCTATTATCGGATATTTTACCGGCCCGGTAAGTTCCTTGATTGGGATGAACAAGACAATACAGAATGCCCGGATTGCGGCTGACCGTCTGTTCGAGATTATGGATCTGGAACGGGACGAGGAGATGGAGAATGCCATTGAGCTAACAGAAGAAATGCGTGGCGATATTGTTTTTCAGAATGTCTCATTCAGCTATGGTACCCGTACTGATGTTTTCGAGGAATTTAACTTGAGATTAAGGCAGGGGCAGTTAACTGCCATCATTGGCGAGAGTGGTTCGGGGAAGAGCACGATTGCTTCCTTAATTCAGGGACTGTATCCGTTAAACAGCGGACAGATATTTTTAGGAGATATAAATATTCGTTACGCCAGTTCCGAAAGCCTCCGGAATAGGGTCGGTATCGTTCCGCAAAATCTTCAACTTTTTGCCGGGAATGTGGTCGAGAATATTGCTGTTGGCGAAGTAGCTCCTGATATGGAGAGGCTGGTAAAGGTATGTAAACAATTAGGGATTATCGATTTTATTGAAAAGTTACCTAACGGATTCCAAACCTACCTGGGAGAGAACGGAGCGACCTTGTCAGGCGGACAAAAGCAACGACTGGCGATTGCTCGTGCACTATATCGCCAGCCACATATTCTGATCATGGATGAGGCTACTTCCAACCTCGATTCGGAGTCGGAACAAGTCGTGCAGGAAACAATTCATGAGTTAATAGGCGAAGGCAAGACCGTTATTTTGATTGCACACCGGTTAAGTACGGTGGTGGATGCCGATGAAATTGTTGTATTGAGAGAGGGACAGGTCATCGAAAAAGGAAATCATACGACTCTTTACGAACAGCAGGGGTATTACTATCACATGTGGAAACGGCAAATGCCTCAGGTAGAACAATTGAAAATATAAAACCATATACTATGAAAGCATTTGAACAGATGGAAAGATTGAAGCGAATGAATCAATTGATCAAGCGTGAACGGACAGGGGCACCGGAAGAGTTTGCCCGCTCCTTGCGGATCAGTCGCAGGCAATTGTTCAACTACCTTGATGAAATCAAGTCATTGGGTGTTGAAGTAGGTTATTCAAAAATAAAAAGGAGTTATTATTTCAGCAACGGGCACGAGCTGGAGCTGGATTATTCGGTGAAAGTGTTGTCGAGAGAGGATGTTCGTAAAGTAGAAGGTGGGTTCCGGAAACTAAATTTTTACAGTGCTTTTTTTGTGCACTCTACACGGCTAACTTGCTTCATGAGTTAAGTGCACAAAACTCAGGCGGAATCCGAAAAGCCTGTATAGAGTAGGAATTGTAATTAAACCTTTTATGTTATGAAAGAATTGAAGTCTGAAGAATTGAAAAATATTGATGGGGGAGTAGGATATGGCGAGGAGTGGCAGACTCCAGGTGCAGTACACGGTGGCATTCTGGCTGCTAGTGCTGTGTTTGGATTTTTTGTAGGACTTTTTGATTGATTAATATTTAGAAGAAAGATAACAGATGAAAAATGAAAATCACCAGTCATATCAGTTAAGGGAATTGAATATGGCAGAAGTAAGAGAAGTGAATGGAGGAACAACTGCTCAGGAAGCATATGATGCAGGTCATGCAGCAGGAGATGCTGCTGAAAAAGTAATTGGAAAAGCAGCAATGTGGATCGGAATTATTCTGCTTTTTGTATAAAGAAAAAAGAAAAGCCGTCCTTAAAGACGGCTTTTTTATTGACAATGAATTTTCGTTATGTCATAAATTGATAAAGGGCAAACTAACCAAGACAGCCCTGTTTATTAGTACATTTGTGTTTATTTAGCAACTCTCTCCAACCAACGCAGCATAAGCAGCATTGCCGTCATTGAGATCAAACAGGCAACAACGAACACACTCCAGGTCATCCAAAGCGGAACGCTTTCATATAAAACGGCACCGATGAAAAGTAGTTGATTTCCCAATGCTGTCGCACCGAGCCATCCACCTTGCATTATCCCCTGGTATTTGGGAGGTGATACTTTTGATACAAATGAGATTCCAAGCGGGCTAATAAA
This Prolixibacter sp. NT017 DNA region includes the following protein-coding sequences:
- a CDS encoding SEC-C metal-binding domain-containing protein, translated to MTTQEALAILHKTQDGIPFEALDFLYHQPTDKELEEKIIFHLEHAYDEALMLKKNGQFSNLPLWYAILAEAHATPKTADAVVKLFTTPDAPDWDILNEQGLYLVGLLAEKFPEVIDTFLDAVAKEVKEEHETPYLFLYECLAFADNTHAEKVSALLKNKKTKWRELLAVQAAEAGMTECEPALQDFYKEYEQHTQTGTEENRIRVEIAYALDVLKKGEKQPNSYYLQRGEWKNHYRQLAPLFETEKPMLAGITSNVGRNDLCPCGSGKKYKHCCMKKIQGN
- a CDS encoding HlyD family secretion protein: MKQNIFPKEIIRFSLENHYFRFSRHSKAIYILLVGIVLVSLALLPFVMVDITVQSRGVIRSREEVTTIQSPITGQIEKVYIRENMKVSVGDTILRLAPEKISDQLQVIDDKIKLYSGYMTDIEGLLHSKKPQLQTDLMRSSYLEYRQKLMGYELRLETTRKDFQRTQLLYKKELIAAAEFEKKELELNQLLKERDFYISQKKADWQQKLFQYKIERKNLTNNRDQLAFEKRFYVVLAPANGYISNFQGIQTGSFILTNQTIASITPTDSLIAECYVGPEDIGYLNNGMVAAFQVDAYNYNQWGLAHGRIIDISNQPYQKDNAVYFKVRCLLNQEYLSLKSGYRGELKNGLTLTSRFKVTRRSLYDMLFDKADDWLNPKILTANNQN
- a CDS encoding SDR family oxidoreductase: MEKILITGATGNVGLATLKYLGEKNLPGVELLAAVRDEERAHHDIGAGNCHFIPFEFDEPSTYAAALEGVTKILLVRPHQLSDVSKYIYPFLDEAARRGVKQIVFLSVIGAERNKLLPHYKIENYLLNLGVSYTFVRPCFFMQNLTTIHRREILENNKVYIPAGNTPVNYIDVRDVAEVMGRVLTEPGHENMTYEITGSQTMTYYELVGILSSVLDREIRYPRPSTLMFMRQKIREKKPLSFVKVMSLLYSGARNGKMNLVTEDFQRLTGRYPIDFKTFANEYKQKWIKQEKK
- a CDS encoding peptidase domain-containing ABC transporter, with the protein product MSVKIKQHDITDCGAACLASVSSHYKLKIPIARIRQWAGTDKKGTNAWGLIKAAEKLGFSAKGVKGEVEALSEVPLPAIAHVIVKKVLQHYVVIYKFTKDYVEYMDPGDGQIHRKSHEEFREMWTGVLILLSPNQEFMARNEKVPVFTRFRFLLHPHRKVLVQALIGAIVYTVLGLSTSIYIQKITDFVLPDGNRNLLNLLSVGMVIILLLQIVIGSIQTVFVLKTGQLIDARLILGYYKHLLKLPQRFFDTMRTGEIISRINDAVKIRAFINDSMISMLVNIFIIVFSFTLMFIYSMKLALIMAIVIPLYALVYWGTNVLNKKRERKIMENAAELETQLVESLNSVKTIKQLNLEEFNNLKTETRFIRLLDSTYKSGLNSIFTGNASQLLTRTFTIVLLWAGSYLVIDHTITPGELMSFYAIIGYFTGPVSSLIGMNKTIQNARIAADRLFEIMDLERDEEMENAIELTEEMRGDIVFQNVSFSYGTRTDVFEEFNLRLRQGQLTAIIGESGSGKSTIASLIQGLYPLNSGQIFLGDINIRYASSESLRNRVGIVPQNLQLFAGNVVENIAVGEVAPDMERLVKVCKQLGIIDFIEKLPNGFQTYLGENGATLSGGQKQRLAIARALYRQPHILIMDEATSNLDSESEQVVQETIHELIGEGKTVILIAHRLSTVVDADEIVVLREGQVIEKGNHTTLYEQQGYYYHMWKRQMPQVEQLKI